A region of Ictidomys tridecemlineatus isolate mIctTri1 chromosome 4, mIctTri1.hap1, whole genome shotgun sequence DNA encodes the following proteins:
- the Kcne3 gene encoding potassium voltage-gated channel subfamily E member 3: METTNGTEMWYESLHAVLKALNATLHSNLLCRPGPGPGSDNQTEERRLNLPGRDDNSYMYILFVMFLFAVTVGSLILGYTRSRKVDKRSDPYHVYIKNRVSVI; encoded by the coding sequence ATGGAGACTACCAATGGGACTGAGATGTGGTATGAGAGCCTGCATGCGGTGCTGAAGGCCTTAAATGCTACTCTTCACAGCAACTTGCTTTGCCGGCCAGGACCAGGACCAGGGTCAGATAACCAGACTGAGGAGCGGCGGCTCAACCTCCCTGGCCGTGATGACAACTCTTACATGTATATTCTCTTTGTCATGTTCCTGTTTGCTGTTACTGTGGGCAGCCTCATCCTGGGATACACCCGTTCTCGCAAAGTGGACAAGCGTAGTGACCCCTACCATGTCTACATCAAAAATCGTGTGTCTGTGATCTGa